A genome region from Schlesneria paludicola DSM 18645 includes the following:
- a CDS encoding aldose 1-epimerase, with protein sequence MAVITITDPLSGSTARIAPELGFNCFEFRAVVGGKTIDVLDAVSGFESGGQKASGSGIPILFPFPNRIRDGRFSWNGKEYVLPGTDKWGNAIHGLCMDRPWRVIRQSADFVTGQFQLSVDAPDRVELWPSDFVIEVDYELVRSRLLSRFRISNPGTHKLPWGLGTHPYFKVPLDAKSRVEDCLVEVPAKSLWELVDCLPTGKRIRVNDENDLREGAYLSVLKLDDVYTDLEYEGPQYDCLVLDERAGLQVTLTCPPIFREIVAFTPPNRAAVCLEPYTCPTNAVNLQAQGLDVGWRVLGPGQEFHTWIDLSVGPVIA encoded by the coding sequence ATGGCAGTGATCACGATTACCGATCCCCTCAGTGGTTCAACGGCGCGTATTGCTCCTGAGCTGGGCTTCAACTGTTTCGAGTTCCGGGCGGTCGTCGGCGGAAAAACGATCGATGTTCTGGATGCGGTTTCAGGCTTCGAATCGGGTGGCCAGAAGGCCAGTGGTAGTGGAATTCCGATTCTGTTCCCGTTTCCGAATCGAATTCGCGATGGTCGATTCTCGTGGAATGGAAAAGAATACGTCCTGCCTGGAACCGACAAATGGGGCAACGCCATACACGGTCTGTGCATGGATCGCCCCTGGCGTGTCATTCGGCAATCGGCGGATTTCGTTACGGGCCAGTTTCAACTGAGCGTTGATGCTCCGGATCGTGTCGAGCTTTGGCCGAGCGATTTTGTGATCGAAGTTGACTACGAATTGGTTCGATCCAGGCTGCTCAGCCGTTTCCGAATCAGCAATCCGGGGACTCACAAGCTGCCGTGGGGATTGGGAACCCATCCCTATTTTAAGGTTCCGCTCGACGCGAAAAGTCGCGTGGAAGACTGTCTGGTGGAGGTTCCGGCCAAGTCACTCTGGGAATTGGTCGATTGTTTGCCCACCGGCAAACGGATTCGCGTCAATGACGAGAATGATCTTCGCGAAGGAGCCTATCTGAGTGTCTTGAAACTAGACGACGTCTACACGGATCTTGAATACGAAGGGCCGCAATACGACTGCCTGGTTCTTGACGAGCGAGCTGGCCTGCAGGTCACGCTCACGTGTCCTCCGATCTTTCGAGAAATTGTGGCCTTCACGCCGCCGAATCGGGCAGCAGTCTGTCTCGAACCGTATACTTGTCCCACAAACGCGGTGAATCTTCAGGCGCAGGGGCTGGACGTGGGTTGGCGCGTGCTTGGGCCAGGCCAAGAGTTTCACACATGGATTGATCTTTCTGTCGGGCCGGTCATTGCGTGA
- a CDS encoding sulfate ABC transporter substrate-binding protein, with protein MKRVNRRVWGVSLIVIAAFGCGSGADLTPDRPGYQPKVVEGDAGKSAPPSGGGPIQLTNVSYDPTRELWKDLNQAFIPKFEKDTGNALTIEQSHGGSASQARAIIDGLQADVATLSIWTDTDALRKQGLLREKWEDALPNRSLPYTSTVVFVVRTPNPKGIKDWSDLVKDGVKVITPNPQTSGNGRLSLLAAWGSVVLNGGTEEQAVEFITKMYKNAPNLDTGARGATITFAQKGLGDVHITMESEAHFEVSESKGKLQLVYPSLSIIHEPHVAIVDKVVDQKGTRAAAEAYLKFLYTPEGQEIIAKHFYRPTDPAVLAKVADKFPEIKLFPLSDIVPNWDAAQAKFFADGGVFDSIYTSRK; from the coding sequence ATGAAGCGGGTCAATCGTCGAGTCTGGGGCGTCTCTCTGATTGTCATAGCGGCATTCGGCTGCGGGAGCGGCGCAGATCTAACGCCCGATCGTCCAGGATATCAGCCGAAGGTGGTAGAGGGCGATGCTGGGAAGTCTGCACCTCCTTCCGGGGGCGGTCCCATTCAGTTGACGAATGTCTCGTACGACCCTACTCGTGAATTGTGGAAAGATCTGAATCAGGCGTTTATCCCCAAGTTCGAGAAGGATACGGGTAATGCACTGACCATCGAGCAATCCCACGGTGGTTCAGCCAGTCAGGCCCGTGCGATTATTGACGGGTTGCAAGCCGATGTGGCGACCTTGTCAATCTGGACCGATACCGATGCGCTTCGCAAGCAGGGGCTGTTGCGAGAAAAGTGGGAAGATGCGCTCCCCAATCGTTCGTTACCTTATACTTCAACCGTCGTATTCGTCGTGCGAACACCAAATCCAAAGGGGATTAAGGATTGGAGTGATCTCGTGAAGGATGGGGTGAAAGTGATCACTCCCAATCCGCAAACTTCCGGCAATGGCCGTCTGAGCTTGCTCGCCGCGTGGGGGAGTGTTGTGCTCAATGGAGGAACGGAAGAGCAGGCCGTTGAATTCATTACGAAGATGTACAAAAACGCTCCTAACCTCGACACCGGGGCGCGTGGTGCGACGATCACGTTCGCGCAGAAAGGTCTTGGGGACGTGCATATTACCATGGAAAGCGAAGCCCATTTCGAAGTATCAGAATCCAAAGGTAAGCTTCAGTTGGTTTACCCATCGTTAAGCATTATTCATGAGCCGCATGTCGCGATTGTTGACAAGGTTGTCGATCAAAAGGGGACTCGGGCTGCCGCCGAAGCGTATCTGAAGTTCCTGTACACGCCTGAGGGGCAGGAAATTATCGCCAAGCACTTCTATCGTCCGACGGATCCCGCGGTGCTTGCCAAAGTGGCGGACAAATTCCCGGAAATCAAGCTGTTTCCACTCTCGGATATTGTGCCGAATTGGGACGCCGCGCAGGCCAAGTTCTTTGCTGATGGCGGCGTATTCGATAGTATCTACACTAGTCGGAAGTGA
- the cysT gene encoding sulfate ABC transporter permease subunit CysT has product MSTHRVLPGFWLTLSYTVSYLFVLAVIPLGACFLKALSLSPQQFIAAVWSERTRASYVVTFGASFMAAVIDTILGLLLAWVLVRYQFPFKRFFDSLVDLPFALPTAVAGLVYSSLYSDNGWLGAFLVPWGIKLAYSQAGIVFVLAFIGLPFVVRTVQPVLESMEADVEEAAACLGATRWQTFTKVLLPALYPALTTGFALTFARAIGEYGSVVFISSNTPGTDEIAPVMIVQKLEEFRYAEATAVAVVLLVASFVMLIIINSLEQRTAAANSSAH; this is encoded by the coding sequence ATGTCCACACATCGCGTCCTTCCAGGTTTTTGGCTGACACTCAGTTACACCGTTTCGTATCTGTTTGTTCTCGCTGTAATTCCGTTGGGCGCCTGTTTCTTGAAAGCTCTGTCATTATCGCCACAGCAGTTTATTGCAGCAGTCTGGTCTGAGCGGACGCGTGCTTCGTACGTGGTCACTTTCGGTGCCTCATTCATGGCGGCCGTGATCGACACTATTTTGGGACTGCTGCTCGCCTGGGTGCTCGTTCGTTATCAGTTTCCTTTCAAGCGTTTTTTTGATTCGCTTGTCGATCTTCCGTTTGCCTTGCCGACAGCGGTTGCGGGCTTGGTTTATTCCAGCTTGTATTCTGATAACGGTTGGTTGGGTGCGTTCCTCGTTCCGTGGGGGATCAAGCTTGCCTATTCGCAGGCTGGAATTGTGTTCGTCTTGGCCTTTATTGGCCTGCCCTTTGTCGTCAGAACCGTCCAGCCCGTGCTGGAGAGTATGGAAGCCGACGTTGAAGAGGCGGCCGCATGCCTGGGCGCGACACGATGGCAGACGTTCACAAAAGTGTTGCTGCCGGCGCTTTATCCCGCGTTGACAACCGGCTTTGCTCTGACGTTCGCCAGGGCCATTGGCGAATACGGTTCGGTTGTGTTTATCTCGAGCAACACGCCGGGTACGGATGAAATCGCTCCTGTCATGATTGTTCAAAAACTGGAAGAGTTTCGATATGCCGAAGCCACTGCCGTCGCTGTTGTGCTGCTGGTCGCGTCGTTTGTCATGTTGATCATCATCAATTCCCTTGAGCAGCGGACTGCCGCGGCGAATTCTTCTGCTCATTAG
- a CDS encoding RrF2 family transcriptional regulator, whose translation MKVSRKSDYALRALMTLVGRYGQGPVSIRELAEKNDVPRRFLEHIMLELKTKGWVKSIPGRIGGFELAKRPEEITMGQIVRFFDGLIAPIGCVSATVYEPCSQESTCRFRRIMLDIRNYSSRRMDEANLAAVYGMQPVTKSEVFSSAFIGGDGI comes from the coding sequence ATGAAAGTGTCGCGAAAATCAGATTATGCACTCCGTGCATTGATGACTCTCGTGGGTCGATACGGACAAGGTCCGGTGTCGATTCGTGAATTGGCGGAAAAAAATGATGTGCCGCGGCGATTCCTTGAGCACATCATGCTTGAACTGAAGACCAAGGGATGGGTGAAGAGTATCCCGGGACGCATTGGTGGGTTTGAACTTGCGAAGCGTCCCGAAGAGATCACGATGGGGCAGATCGTTCGTTTCTTCGATGGGTTGATCGCTCCGATTGGTTGCGTTTCCGCGACCGTCTACGAGCCTTGCTCACAGGAATCAACCTGCCGGTTCCGCCGCATCATGCTCGACATTCGAAACTACTCGTCGCGTCGAATGGATGAGGCCAATCTGGCGGCTGTCTATGGGATGCAGCCAGTCACTAAATCCGAAGTATTTAGCTCGGCATTTATTGGTGGGGACGGGATCTAG
- a CDS encoding HD domain-containing protein, with amino-acid sequence MPRTEFLYYFLQVCGKMSHPYRAIPELFDLQAGGPLIRIPHQLDVPFTPRVRSLVDTAEFQRLRQITQLGLAARIYPGATHTRFEHALGVFHNAIQYLWQLGKDARFAATVDPHQAEVLMVAALLHDLGHWPFCHPIEDMGLADLPPHEQFAAEFLAPDRELGMVLRDEWNIQPEEVLDVLVAKTDSTALRLMRSVLSGPIDIDKMDYLERDSLHAGVPYGRNFDRARLIQSLLVNEAGDGLAISAKGKTAAELMVFARYVMFSEVYWHHAVRSATCMFARSFFELHQSLDLKSLFKLSEFDVIRELRQTAVGTPVASLLDGLFGAKRQLHKRVLELSLYQTPDLYRQVAGRPYRELVNVARRLSERVSQELGCEVQSTDLLIDAPPLHKEVEFKVSIYHPKERRYHALSEVSPVVNALARTQFDDYVKRVRLFAAPPLAKQLAGRREFTDWLDEASAHS; translated from the coding sequence ATGCCAAGAACTGAATTCTTGTACTATTTTCTTCAAGTCTGCGGAAAAATGTCGCATCCCTATCGAGCAATTCCAGAGCTGTTTGACCTGCAGGCAGGTGGTCCGCTGATCCGCATTCCGCACCAGCTTGACGTGCCCTTTACGCCCCGCGTTCGGTCGCTCGTCGATACTGCCGAGTTTCAACGACTGCGTCAGATTACTCAATTGGGGCTGGCTGCTCGCATCTATCCAGGTGCAACCCATACTCGATTCGAACACGCACTCGGCGTGTTCCACAACGCGATTCAGTACTTGTGGCAGTTGGGAAAAGACGCACGGTTTGCTGCCACCGTCGATCCGCATCAGGCCGAAGTGTTGATGGTTGCCGCGTTGTTGCATGATCTGGGGCATTGGCCGTTCTGCCACCCAATTGAGGATATGGGGCTTGCCGATCTGCCGCCTCACGAACAGTTCGCGGCCGAGTTTCTCGCCCCAGATCGAGAATTGGGAATGGTGCTTCGGGACGAATGGAACATCCAGCCGGAAGAAGTACTTGATGTCCTGGTCGCCAAGACCGATTCTACCGCGCTGCGACTGATGCGGTCTGTTCTTTCCGGCCCGATCGATATCGACAAGATGGACTATCTGGAGCGTGACAGCTTGCACGCCGGGGTGCCATACGGTCGGAATTTCGATCGTGCGCGGCTCATCCAGTCGTTACTTGTGAACGAAGCTGGCGACGGCCTGGCGATCAGTGCGAAGGGTAAAACTGCAGCGGAGCTGATGGTGTTTGCCCGGTATGTGATGTTCAGCGAAGTCTACTGGCACCACGCCGTACGATCAGCGACGTGCATGTTCGCTCGCAGTTTTTTTGAATTGCATCAGTCACTCGATTTGAAGTCGTTGTTCAAACTCAGTGAATTCGATGTAATCCGTGAACTGCGTCAGACTGCTGTTGGGACGCCAGTGGCCTCCCTGCTCGACGGATTATTTGGTGCGAAACGTCAACTGCACAAGCGTGTGCTGGAACTGAGCCTCTATCAGACCCCTGACCTGTATCGTCAAGTGGCAGGGCGCCCTTACCGCGAACTGGTCAATGTGGCGCGTCGCCTGTCCGAACGCGTTTCCCAAGAACTCGGCTGCGAAGTGCAGTCAACCGATCTCTTGATCGACGCGCCTCCGCTGCACAAAGAAGTCGAGTTTAAAGTCAGCATTTATCATCCAAAAGAACGCCGCTACCACGCGCTCAGCGAGGTATCGCCGGTGGTCAACGCCCTGGCCCGCACCCAGTTCGATGACTACGTCAAACGAGTCCGTCTATTCGCCGCCCCGCCACTCGCCAAACAGCTCGCTGGCCGCCGTGAATTCACAGATTGGCTCGATGAAGCATCGGCCCACTCTTGA
- the cysW gene encoding sulfate ABC transporter permease subunit CysW yields MHAVPKHLPPSTSTTISQGRAAQEDPLWVRWTLISLAVCTMVVLVVIPLVNVFYSAFSNGFASYWNSLVGDKDTVHAIKLTLFVVPITVVANVIFGVAAAWCITRFRFWGRTLLTTLIDLPFAISPVVAGLMFVLIFGERGYLGPWLRMYNIQILHAWPAIVLVTTFVTLPFVARELIPVMEAIGPDEEIAAISLGANSWQMFWRVTVPNIKWGLLYGVILCNARAMGEYGAVYVVSGRLVGKTETMPIRVSTLMDGMTSDSISSSFALASLLTMLALVTLFVKIALEHKTQEDLRQAAKVQQLE; encoded by the coding sequence GTGCACGCGGTGCCCAAACATCTGCCCCCGTCCACATCAACGACAATTTCACAGGGGCGCGCCGCCCAAGAAGATCCGCTGTGGGTCCGTTGGACTTTGATCAGTCTGGCCGTCTGTACGATGGTCGTCCTGGTGGTGATTCCGCTCGTCAATGTCTTCTATTCTGCGTTTTCCAACGGATTCGCATCCTATTGGAATAGCTTGGTAGGGGACAAAGACACCGTTCATGCGATCAAGTTGACGCTGTTCGTGGTGCCGATCACCGTCGTCGCGAATGTCATCTTCGGAGTTGCCGCCGCGTGGTGCATCACGAGGTTTCGCTTCTGGGGGCGTACGTTACTCACGACTTTAATTGATTTGCCATTTGCGATCTCGCCTGTTGTCGCCGGACTGATGTTTGTGCTGATTTTTGGCGAGAGGGGCTATCTGGGGCCATGGCTGCGAATGTACAACATTCAGATTCTGCATGCTTGGCCGGCGATCGTGCTGGTGACGACGTTCGTGACGCTGCCCTTCGTGGCACGTGAGCTGATTCCCGTGATGGAAGCAATCGGTCCTGACGAGGAAATTGCGGCGATCAGCCTGGGGGCCAATTCTTGGCAAATGTTCTGGCGAGTGACCGTTCCGAACATCAAGTGGGGCCTTTTGTACGGCGTGATTCTCTGCAATGCCCGGGCTATGGGAGAGTATGGTGCGGTTTATGTGGTCTCGGGACGACTCGTCGGCAAGACGGAAACGATGCCGATTCGTGTCAGCACCCTGATGGACGGCATGACAAGTGACTCGATCTCCAGTTCGTTTGCGCTGGCTTCATTGCTGACCATGCTGGCGCTCGTCACGCTGTTTGTGAAAATTGCGCTCGAGCACAAGACTCAAGAGGACTTGCGCCAAGCTGCCAAAGTTCAACAGCTCGAGTAG
- a CDS encoding HEAT repeat domain-containing protein, with protein sequence MLIGIFQAKRWLVRATLFTSMLGASSNFLSLCVAQDAPTKSETTTDPAALKALIDRINKLEGDVERLKQQAPASDTVIEPQILAMLDVAHLAPFYADNSQTRYLALHVMLANTTKQTFTISQDQVIAEIDGEDRKLKELPRQLLNYTIPSGKQHTQIAAVKPPKEWRLPAGGQTGMWLIYPGLPTGSNVPKCRLKIKLGETTKEINVNELQRAQLSLDVQRIGPRECLALLTIGGSMNTFNAGAFVDELDALVEKKVARVVVRWNEGATPPDQPTMQWLMTAAVGNGGNPNHNANYPVIPAAIREFHLTEFPSGDDAQSRNGLRPTSPSRVHKTTTESVGAALRTAYLSLPRDELFNEIQKGNPLTRPAALAFGGGRLDVDKLPQIFEWAEDQDPELQKSAIQALSHFGEASAIEKLVYYAKRNVEPISSSAIESLAGSRFGAAHEALLELLKNEPASSKKKIIQVLAKYPRSIWSDTLYEFVTNSSGGADADSIRALIQVGHPQLVDVLERSLKSAEKPIRDQAFQELSKRSDERSEKLAVGYALKALEAGPPDDAVVQLLSRTKDPRAIPMLLKQLDSNHDRVNVINLLMQLGDQEVADRLVQKYSSLNNNEKVQILQGLKAFRHPKFRELCGEALLTNDNQLVTAAATALSQEGHVEGEKFLIAALEKQKPVHLLGNIVNALANYGTATARDALIRARDSGDKNKHTYASQALLTMRQRSPGYQYVYQARTHQQSNQIKEELEAYEMALQLDSELPEAYWGRGELFLKQQKYSAARKDLEKVLELKLDLGEREGDFITSLAIARICDGQVLEGLKYLEENRGRFVEGTREPRSREKRYFYLYNAACAYSRAFEYVQKQTELPDREALREKYRKQAIVDLTESFQRGFEDYAHAAKDPDFESLREDPEFKKILAGRPSEKPADKSEEKSERDDE encoded by the coding sequence ATGCTGATCGGAATCTTTCAAGCAAAACGATGGCTTGTCCGGGCCACGTTGTTCACGTCGATGTTGGGGGCGAGCTCGAATTTTCTTTCGTTGTGCGTTGCCCAAGACGCCCCAACCAAGTCTGAAACGACAACCGATCCCGCGGCCCTAAAGGCTTTGATCGACCGCATCAACAAGCTGGAGGGGGACGTTGAGCGGCTGAAGCAGCAAGCGCCAGCAAGTGATACAGTCATCGAACCGCAGATTCTGGCCATGCTGGACGTCGCTCACCTGGCCCCGTTCTACGCCGACAATTCGCAGACCCGGTATCTGGCGCTGCATGTGATGCTGGCCAATACCACCAAGCAGACCTTCACAATTTCCCAGGACCAGGTGATTGCCGAAATCGATGGTGAAGATCGCAAGCTGAAGGAACTTCCGCGACAACTTCTCAACTACACAATTCCGTCGGGGAAACAACACACGCAGATCGCTGCCGTGAAGCCACCCAAAGAATGGCGATTGCCCGCCGGTGGACAAACCGGAATGTGGCTCATTTACCCTGGGCTGCCGACCGGTTCGAACGTGCCAAAGTGCCGCCTGAAGATCAAACTTGGCGAAACCACGAAAGAAATCAATGTCAACGAATTGCAGCGGGCACAACTAAGTCTCGACGTCCAGCGGATCGGTCCCAGAGAGTGTCTCGCTCTCCTGACCATCGGCGGTTCCATGAATACTTTCAACGCCGGTGCATTCGTCGACGAACTCGACGCACTCGTTGAAAAGAAGGTGGCGCGTGTCGTTGTGAGATGGAATGAAGGAGCGACCCCCCCTGATCAACCGACGATGCAATGGCTGATGACCGCCGCAGTCGGTAACGGTGGAAACCCCAACCACAATGCAAATTATCCCGTGATTCCCGCCGCGATTCGCGAGTTTCATCTCACCGAATTTCCTTCCGGTGATGACGCACAATCCCGAAATGGTCTCAGGCCGACATCGCCGTCTCGAGTCCACAAAACGACGACGGAATCGGTGGGGGCCGCGCTGCGGACGGCCTATCTTTCCTTGCCGCGCGACGAACTCTTCAACGAGATTCAAAAGGGAAATCCTCTGACGCGTCCCGCGGCGCTTGCGTTCGGGGGAGGTCGGTTGGATGTCGACAAGCTTCCTCAGATCTTTGAGTGGGCCGAGGATCAGGATCCTGAATTGCAGAAATCCGCAATTCAGGCACTGAGCCATTTCGGCGAGGCGTCGGCGATTGAGAAGCTTGTCTATTACGCCAAGCGGAATGTGGAACCAATTTCGTCATCGGCGATCGAAAGCCTGGCGGGATCGCGGTTTGGTGCAGCACATGAGGCCCTGCTTGAGCTACTGAAGAACGAGCCTGCTTCCTCAAAGAAAAAAATCATCCAAGTTCTGGCAAAGTATCCACGGTCGATCTGGTCAGACACCTTGTACGAGTTCGTAACGAACTCCTCGGGCGGTGCGGATGCCGATTCGATTCGTGCACTGATTCAGGTTGGCCATCCGCAACTGGTCGATGTGTTGGAACGCTCGCTGAAGTCTGCGGAAAAGCCGATCCGTGACCAGGCATTTCAGGAACTCTCCAAACGGAGCGATGAGCGGAGTGAAAAGCTGGCTGTTGGGTATGCGCTGAAAGCGCTCGAAGCGGGGCCGCCGGATGATGCCGTGGTGCAGTTGCTATCTCGTACGAAAGATCCGCGAGCGATTCCGATGCTGCTGAAGCAACTCGACTCGAATCACGATCGCGTGAACGTGATCAATCTGCTGATGCAACTGGGCGACCAGGAGGTTGCCGATCGATTGGTTCAAAAATACAGTTCGCTGAATAACAACGAAAAAGTTCAAATTCTGCAGGGACTGAAGGCCTTTCGACATCCCAAATTTCGTGAGCTCTGTGGCGAGGCATTGTTGACCAATGACAATCAGCTTGTGACGGCGGCCGCCACGGCACTCAGCCAAGAGGGCCATGTCGAAGGGGAAAAGTTTCTGATTGCAGCACTCGAAAAGCAGAAGCCAGTTCATCTGCTGGGCAATATTGTCAACGCATTGGCGAACTATGGGACCGCGACGGCTCGTGACGCTTTGATTCGTGCACGCGATTCGGGAGACAAAAACAAACATACCTATGCCAGTCAGGCGCTTCTGACCATGCGGCAACGATCTCCCGGTTATCAATATGTCTATCAGGCAAGGACTCATCAGCAATCGAACCAGATTAAAGAAGAGCTGGAAGCGTACGAGATGGCGTTGCAGCTTGATTCAGAGCTGCCGGAGGCGTACTGGGGGCGTGGCGAGTTGTTTCTGAAACAGCAAAAGTATTCCGCGGCACGAAAGGACTTGGAAAAAGTTCTGGAACTGAAGCTCGATTTAGGCGAGCGAGAAGGTGACTTTATCACGAGTCTCGCGATTGCGCGGATTTGCGATGGTCAGGTGCTTGAGGGGCTGAAGTATCTCGAAGAAAACCGCGGTCGATTCGTGGAAGGGACGCGCGAACCACGGTCCAGAGAGAAGCGATACTTCTACCTCTACAATGCCGCGTGTGCGTATTCTCGAGCATTTGAATACGTTCAGAAGCAGACGGAACTGCCCGATCGCGAGGCGCTCCGCGAGAAATACCGCAAGCAGGCGATTGTGGATTTGACAGAGTCGTTTCAAAGGGGATTCGAAGACTATGCCCATGCGGCGAAGGATCCGGATTTCGAGAGTCTGCGAGAAGATCCCGAGTTCAAGAAAATCCTCGCTGGAAGGCCAAGCGAGAAGCCCGCTGACAAATCAGAAGAAAAGTCCGAGCGAGACGACGAGTAG
- a CDS encoding translation initiation factor has product MGLLAGTPFDRPPHCERCDRLESECTCPPETAKSNLVAPDRQTARLAVEKRRKGKVVTVISGLAANQNDFPALLTQLKSFCGAGGTSDGDTLEIQGDHLDRLQQKLKQIGYRVR; this is encoded by the coding sequence ATGGGACTTCTCGCTGGTACACCCTTTGACCGTCCGCCGCACTGCGAACGCTGTGATCGGCTCGAATCGGAATGTACATGCCCTCCAGAAACGGCCAAAAGCAACTTGGTGGCTCCCGACCGGCAGACGGCGCGCCTCGCCGTTGAGAAACGTCGCAAAGGAAAGGTCGTTACGGTCATTTCGGGGCTGGCGGCCAATCAGAATGATTTCCCGGCGTTGCTGACTCAGTTGAAATCCTTTTGCGGTGCAGGTGGGACGAGCGACGGCGATACTCTAGAAATTCAAGGGGATCACCTCGATCGCTTGCAACAAAAGTTGAAGCAGATTGGGTATCGAGTTCGTTGA
- a CDS encoding sulfate/molybdate ABC transporter ATP-binding protein codes for MSIVVKNLYKQFGTFQALDDVSLEAESGSLLALLGPSGSGKTTLLRIIAGLESADRGVVLYQDEDVTKQSPKDRQVGFVFQHYALFRHMTVFENVAFGMRVRKRPNAEINARVHELLHLVRLEGLNGRYPAQLSGGQRQRVALARALAVQPRILLLDEPFGALDAKVRQELRQWLRQLHDEIHLTTVFVTHDQEEAFEVADRVVVMRAGHIEQAGTPQEVFDHPATPFVMDFLGNVNVFHGRVENGMAMLGALNVAYPEYPHAESRNATAYVRPHELDIERMPFGDSSLEVRVMQLNPAGSVAKVRVFSEQFGLALSVDLSLERYSELQLTPGDRVFVAARRVRVFTKDAQDYSI; via the coding sequence ATGAGTATCGTCGTCAAGAATCTCTACAAGCAGTTTGGAACGTTTCAGGCGCTCGATGACGTCAGTCTCGAAGCGGAAAGTGGATCGTTACTTGCTCTACTAGGGCCTTCTGGATCAGGAAAAACGACCCTGCTGCGGATCATCGCCGGGTTGGAATCGGCCGATCGCGGCGTCGTGCTCTATCAAGATGAGGATGTCACAAAGCAGTCGCCCAAAGATCGTCAGGTCGGGTTTGTGTTCCAGCATTATGCCCTGTTTCGGCACATGACCGTGTTTGAGAACGTCGCCTTCGGCATGCGGGTGCGTAAACGACCGAACGCCGAAATCAATGCCCGTGTTCATGAGCTGTTGCACTTGGTCCGACTCGAAGGACTCAACGGTCGGTATCCCGCGCAGCTTTCGGGGGGGCAGCGGCAACGTGTGGCGTTGGCTCGTGCCCTGGCCGTGCAGCCGCGCATCTTGCTGCTCGACGAACCATTCGGTGCTCTCGATGCCAAAGTCCGGCAGGAGCTACGTCAGTGGCTCCGACAGCTGCATGATGAAATTCATTTGACGACGGTCTTCGTGACCCACGATCAGGAAGAGGCATTTGAGGTTGCAGATCGAGTCGTCGTCATGCGAGCGGGGCACATTGAGCAGGCGGGCACGCCACAAGAAGTCTTTGACCACCCAGCGACCCCGTTCGTGATGGATTTTCTTGGGAACGTCAATGTCTTCCACGGCCGTGTCGAGAATGGGATGGCCATGTTGGGGGCGTTGAATGTTGCCTATCCCGAGTATCCCCATGCGGAATCGCGGAATGCCACAGCCTATGTCCGTCCACACGAACTGGACATTGAACGGATGCCATTTGGTGACTCAAGCCTTGAAGTGCGGGTCATGCAATTGAACCCCGCAGGATCCGTTGCCAAAGTTCGCGTATTCTCAGAACAATTCGGGCTGGCACTGAGTGTCGATCTGAGTTTGGAGCGATATTCCGAACTTCAGTTGACGCCAGGTGATCGAGTCTTCGTCGCCGCCCGCCGGGTGCGCGTCTTTACGAAAGATGCCCAGGACTACTCGATCTAG